The nucleotide sequence AAGTGCAAAAAACAGGGATCCTATAATGATTAGTGTAATCTCTTTTCCTGTATGGTTCATATTATCACTCCGTTCTACCTGAATACGTAGGATAATATATCATAGGGAAATACTTCGAACAAGATTGTTCTACAATATTGTTCGATAAATATTTGTAACACTTATTCTCTATGTTAGAATAGGGGAAAAGAATGTATAGGCAGGTTAATAAAAAATGCGTAAAGAAACCGTAGAACAAAAGGTTTATCATTTAATAAAAAACGCAATTTTGAATCGGCAAATTGCACCTGGTAACCAGTTGTTTGAAAGTGCCATTGCAGAGAAGGTTAATGCAAGCAGGACCCCAATTCGAAGCGCAATCATGAAGCTGGAATCAGAAGGGCTAGTGAATGTTGTTCCTAATAAGGGAGCATTCATCGTGCAGCCAACGATCGAAGAAATGATCCAGGCATTTGAGATGAGAAAAGTGCTTGAGGAAATGGCGATTCAGAAAGGATTCTCCAATATTGGAGAGGGTGAAGTCCAGCAACTCAAACAGCTCCTTTTTGAAATGAGAAATGCTTATTATGAACGAAACATCGTTCCTTATCAAGAGAAAAACAATGCTTTTCATCTTGTACTCGCAAAAGCAAGTGGCAACAGCTATTTAATTGAATTTATGGAGAAAATTTTGAGTCAGATCACGATTTATATGGTACTTTATGATGTCTTTAATGGAGATAATGATGATGAAGAGCTAGATATCCTAGAACATGAGAAAATGATTAAACACATTGAAAGTGGAGAAAAAGAAAATCTGCAAACATTACTTCTTCAACACCTTGATAATAGTTTAACAAAGCTGCAGCAGGATAAATTAAATTATAAGTCCCTTACAAGGTTGTTTTAGAGTAGTCTCACATAAGAGACAAGTCTGCGTTCATACATATGAAAGTAGTTTTGTATGTAGTTTTTACTGACTTTAGAGGAAATTGCCTAAAGGAGTTGGTTGAAATGGAAACGCTTCATAAGACAATGAACGTGTTGGATGCATTAAACAATCCTTCAAAAAAAGAACTTAGAGAGGCACTTATTTCTCTAGATATTGGGTTGGAGGAAATTAGATCGAATCTGAAATCCTCAAATGGAAAACCATACTATAGAAAACTCCTGTATCAGAATGAAGAAGTGGAATTGTTAGTGATGAATTGGTCGCAAATTGAATGTGCGCCACATGATCATGGTAATTCCCAAGGGTGGATCAAAGTTCTTAATGGTTCTTCTCTGAACACCGTTTATGAAGTCAAAGAAAACGGTTTGCCTTCAGAGTTATTTACAAAGGTTCATACACTAGGGGAATTATTCTACGCACCTAACAAAGGTGTTCATAAAATGAAAGCAGAAGAGGAAAGCGATTTAGTAACACTGCACCTCTACTCTCCTCCTATCAGTGGCATGATGGTCTATGATCTTAAAAAATGTGCCGTATGTGTTGTTTCAGATGATTGCGGAGCATGGTGGCCAGATGAGCAGCAGCAAAAGTTAAAAGAAATTCAACTTAAAAATGATGTATTGGCTTAAATGATTTATGCGCCTGTCACTTCAAACAGGTGCTTTTTCATGGCTATAAAGATCAAACAGAGTAATACTTTTTATAATAATGTGTAAGTGCCAATAGTGGCCAAATGTAATCATAACTATGATAATGAATATAAAATGCGCCGGGTAATCCGGCTCCAATCGGATAGTTTTCTTGTTCACGATGTGTCATCAGCCAACTAACTGCCTTCTCCATCTCAAGAGTAGGCTGTCTATGGATTGCCGTTAGTGCATTAAGCGCCCATGCGGTTTGAGATGGTGTACTTGCGTTTAACTTTACATATTTTCTTTGATTGTCACTAGCACATGATTCTCCCCAACCGCCATCTTCATTTTGTACATTGAATAACCATTGCTTTGCTTTTTGTATTTTTTTGGTCTCAGAATTTACCCCACATGCCATCAGACCCGTAACTGCGGCCCACGTTCCGTAAACATAACAAACACCCCAGCGGCCATACCAGGAGCCATCCTGTTCTTGGCTTGCAAAAAGCCAGTTCACTCCTTTTTTTATAGAGGCGTGATCTGGATTTAATCGTTGAAATTTCCCCAAAAACTCCAGTGTTCTTCCCGTTATGTCTGGGGTGGAAGGATCGATTAAGGCATCTTTGGCATGTTTAATCGGCAGACTGCCAATTAAATAACGATTCGTGTTCTTCTCGAATGCTGCCCATCCGCCATCATCGTTCTGCATCGATAAAAGCCAGGCAAGTCCGCGATCATAACTTGATTGATAAAGGGAATGAGTTGGTTGAAACCGTGTGATCGTCCGAAGCGCAGCTTGTGTATCATCAATATCAGGGTGTTGTGTGTTGCCTACTGAGAAACCCCAGCCACCAGGTGCAGCATCCGGATTATGAACAGTCCAATCCCCATACTTTGTTTGCTGCTGTGATAACAAAAATTGTGAACCCTTTATAACTCTTGTATCTGTCATGGGTACACCCGCTTCAAGCAGCGTGTATAAAATGAGTGACGTGTCCCAAGTTGTGGAAGGAGAGTTTTGCAAGTGCAGATTTCCATCTGCTTCACAAAACATGTTTAACAAGCCGGTGAGAGCGTTTTGGATAACTTTTGAAGAGCGTTTAAAACCTGAGGAAAGGAGACCATAAATCATAAAAATGGTCGTTAAACTATAGCTTAGCAGAGTTCCGTCAGGTTCAATATGGTTTTGGATATAAGACAAAATGTTCTCTTTCTTCAATTGAAGATAAGAGTCTCTAATGTTTAACACAGAAAATAAGTTCACCCAATCCTGCATGTGAGCACCTTCGTCTCCTTCTTCAATGAGATCCGATAGGTCAGGTGTAAATTTGGATCTAACCTTTTTCTTTTCTTCAACCATCAACAGTACAGGTGCAAAATGAGCCCTGGCATAGCTGCTAATATCATATCGATTTATTGGAGAAGTGAGTGGAAGAGAAAATAGAATGGCTGGATCAAGTGGTAAATCTGGCCATTCGTACAATCCGTTCATTGCGAGAAAGACTTTTGTCAGGAGATCGGCTTTTTTCAAGCCGCCATTAACTTTAATAAAATCCTTCGCGGCAATGAGCTTATCATTATTTGCGCAATACTGCTGTGAATAAAGAAGTGCCGTATAGGCTTGTATGGTTGCAGACAAATTCGCAGGTTCCTCATCAGGATAGACACGCCATAAACCATCTGGAGATTGTTGGGAAAGTATCCGTTCTGTGATTTCTCTAATCAATTTTTCGTTTCTATATTCTATCGTTCTTAACAGGATGAGCATATAAGCATCCGTAATCACGGAGTTTTCAAAGCAAAAACGCCAAGTCCCATCCGGTTTTTGAAGAGAAAGCAGATCATTACACCGTCTATATATTTCGTTTTCAAGTTTTCTGAAATCCATAACCATCACCGCA is from Fictibacillus sp. b24 and encodes:
- a CDS encoding GntR family transcriptional regulator, coding for MRKETVEQKVYHLIKNAILNRQIAPGNQLFESAIAEKVNASRTPIRSAIMKLESEGLVNVVPNKGAFIVQPTIEEMIQAFEMRKVLEEMAIQKGFSNIGEGEVQQLKQLLFEMRNAYYERNIVPYQEKNNAFHLVLAKASGNSYLIEFMEKILSQITIYMVLYDVFNGDNDDEELDILEHEKMIKHIESGEKENLQTLLLQHLDNSLTKLQQDKLNYKSLTRLF
- a CDS encoding cysteine dioxygenase; the encoded protein is METLHKTMNVLDALNNPSKKELREALISLDIGLEEIRSNLKSSNGKPYYRKLLYQNEEVELLVMNWSQIECAPHDHGNSQGWIKVLNGSSLNTVYEVKENGLPSELFTKVHTLGELFYAPNKGVHKMKAEEESDLVTLHLYSPPISGMMVYDLKKCAVCVVSDDCGAWWPDEQQQKLKEIQLKNDVLA
- a CDS encoding terpene cyclase/mutase family protein, with amino-acid sequence MWKSAVMVMDFRKLENEIYRRCNDLLSLQKPDGTWRFCFENSVITDAYMLILLRTIEYRNEKLIREITERILSQQSPDGLWRVYPDEEPANLSATIQAYTALLYSQQYCANNDKLIAAKDFIKVNGGLKKADLLTKVFLAMNGLYEWPDLPLDPAILFSLPLTSPINRYDISSYARAHFAPVLLMVEEKKKVRSKFTPDLSDLIEEGDEGAHMQDWVNLFSVLNIRDSYLQLKKENILSYIQNHIEPDGTLLSYSLTTIFMIYGLLSSGFKRSSKVIQNALTGLLNMFCEADGNLHLQNSPSTTWDTSLILYTLLEAGVPMTDTRVIKGSQFLLSQQQTKYGDWTVHNPDAAPGGWGFSVGNTQHPDIDDTQAALRTITRFQPTHSLYQSSYDRGLAWLLSMQNDDGGWAAFEKNTNRYLIGSLPIKHAKDALIDPSTPDITGRTLEFLGKFQRLNPDHASIKKGVNWLFASQEQDGSWYGRWGVCYVYGTWAAVTGLMACGVNSETKKIQKAKQWLFNVQNEDGGWGESCASDNQRKYVKLNASTPSQTAWALNALTAIHRQPTLEMEKAVSWLMTHREQENYPIGAGLPGAFYIHYHSYDYIWPLLALTHYYKKYYSV